DNA from Salmo trutta chromosome 14, fSalTru1.1, whole genome shotgun sequence:
CACATCTGTCACAGCTGGTGCCTTATGAAGGATAATAAACTTACTATCTTGAATCATGTTTATCTGGGCAACATCAAACAGCTAAGAAGGCAAGGAAAAAATATCACAAACAGCCACCCTCCCATCACCGATAAGGATATGGCCCAGCTCCAAAACTCCCAGGCTCTGAATCTCGGTACACCAAAGGATCTGGTCCAGAAAGTGTGGTTCGACCTCCAGTTACATCTGGGACAAAGAGGAAAAGAGGGGAACAGACATCTAAAAGTCCAACTCATTCCTCGTAAAAAAACAGACGAGAACAGCCTAAGGTATGTTGTTCATAGCCTGCTTGGGATATTTCTAAGTCGTAATTAGGCTACTGGAAAACAATATTATAATaacgcattctctctctctgatacaacACTCTCACATATAACGAGGCCACAAAGATTCATCTCGACCCGAagggagaggggcagggagtCCAATAGGCGATTCATGTTTGAGCAATCAGGGAACCAACTATGCCCGGTGGCATCACTGGAGAAATATCTATCGAAATGCCCAGAGAACTTCCTTGCATTTTATCTCCACCCAAGGAGAGGAATGTGTATCAGGGACTCGGTCTGGTCAGAGCCAATGGGTGTGAACTATCTGGTAGTACTTCTACCCAAGATCTGCAGGGCAGCGGGAACAACTACATACACAAATCACAGTATCAGGACCACGACAGTCCAGAAACTGGTCAATGTTGGTTTAGAAGCGAGGGAGATTATGTCAGTGAGTGGACATTGGTGTGAAGGTTCGCTCCATAGCTACTGGCGTCCGTCACTGACAGACAGAAAACGCTGGAACAACGTCCTGGCCAGAAACAAAAAGAACACTGCAGCACCATCAACACCCAAAAGTCTGAAGCAAGGCAGCAGAAGTAGTAGCacagcctgattggtggaatgctgtaGAGATGGCTattcttctggaaggttatcccatctccacagtggaactctagatgtctgtcagagtgacaatagggttcttggtcacctccctgatcaaggcccttctttcatgattgctcagtttggatgggtggccaactctaggaaaagtcttcttccatttaagaatgatggaggccactgtgttcttggggaccttcaatgctgcagaagtgttttggtacccttccccagatctgtggctcgactcaatcctgtctcggatctctacagacaattccttcgacctcatggcttggtcattgcactgacatgcactgtcaactgtgggatcttatatagacagatgtgtgcctttccaaataatgtccaatcaattgaatttaccacaggtggactccaatctagttgtagaaccatctcaaggatgctcaatggaaacaagatgcacctgagctcaatttcgagtcgcatagcaaagggtctgaatacttatgtaaatgagatatttctgttatctaaaaacctattttcgctttgtcattatggagtatggtgtgtagattgatgatgacaAAATATAATACAATCCATTTttcaataaggctgtaatgtaacaaaatgtggaaaaggggaggggtctaaatactttccgaatgcacatgATCTAcactacaaaatgtataataccaccatacaacaatattacaatgtatgtgTGAAATGTTGGATAATGTTATATATGTTACATGAACAGAAAGGTATATTTTCTGGCTGACCTAAATGTTAGCTGGTTGTCATCAAGTTGTCCACTCAAAAAGAAGCTCCAAGcggtaaccagtgcctgcaatctGGTTCAAGTTattcagtcaacctaccagggtatacTTACAAACAGAACAGGAACTAAAATCATCCACGTGTATTGACCACATCTAATGGTGTAGAAACCTTCTCTAAAGCAGTATCAGCACCCGTCAgatgtagtgatcataatataACAGCCAGATCCAGAAAAAAAACGATGTTTCTAAGACTGGACCTAAAAATGGTGTACAAATGATCATACCAGAGGTTTTGCAATGATTCCTATGTCAAAGATGTAAaacaaatatttgttggtctgaagTGTGTAATGAGGAACATCCTGATGCAGCATTGGAAGTATTTAATAAACTGCTTCTTTTGGTTACTGATAGGCCCATCAAGAActaactgactgttagaactgccaAATCCCCATTGGATAGATGGTGAATTGAAACAAACTGTATtgctgagagggatgaggcaaagggAATAGCATATTATTCTGACAACACAGCAGACTGGCAAAcgttacagtacattacagaaaTCACGTAACTAAactaaacaaaaagaagaagaaactatacaATGAAACAAAGATACATTCTATAAAGAATTATAATAAAAAGCtctggagtactttaaatgaaatgctagtaaataacaaaaacaaactcGGCTCCATCCTTCATTGAGGCAGAGGGCTTGTTCATAACAAAACCCTTTGATATTGCcaaccactttaataactctttTTGTTGACAAgtttagcaaacttaggcatgacatacAAACAACTCATGCTGAGACATCATAGTCATGCAGAACTGACCAAAGAATGAAAGACAATCATTGTAGTATTGGAGTTCCACAAAGTGgttagtatttttatttatttatttatttttatttcacctttatttaaccaggtaggcaagttgagaacaagttgtcatttacaactgcgacctggccaagataaagcaaagcaggtcgacacatacaacaacacagagttacacatggaagtaaaacaaacatacagtcaataatatagtaaaaaaataagtctatatacaatgtgagcaaatgaggtgagacaagggaggtaaagacaaaaaaggccatggtggcaaagtaaaaacaatatagcaagtaaaacactggaaggGTAGATatgtagaagaaagtgcaaagtagaaatataaataatggggtgcaaaggagcaaaataaataaataaataaatacagtaggggaagaggtagttgtaaaAAGAACAAAGCACCCGGTACTGACAACCTGGAAGGTAAATTGCTGAGGTTGGTAGCGGAATACATTGTGACTCCTGTTTGTCACATCTTCAATATAAGCCTAGAAGACAGTATGTGTGCTCTCAGAGTTCATTCCACTACCAAAGAATAGCAGAGCACCATTTAATGGTtcaaacagccgaccaatcagcctgttacaagtgcttagcaaacttttggaaaaatgTGTGTATAATCAAATACAAAAGTTATTATAatgattacattttacatttttgaatttatttaacctttatttaactaggtaattcatttaagaacaaactcttatttacaatgatgtcctacaaaacaaatgaacaacagactaTCAGCTTATAGGAAAGGGTACTCAacggctgaaagaaattgatagtaagaagattgtgggagctgttctGTTAGACTTCAGTACAGCTTTTGATGTCATTGATCATAACCTATTGTTGAAAAAAATGTTGGTGTTTAGAATTTGCATCCTCTGCCTTATTATGGATTGACAGTTACcgatctaatagaacacagagggtttattgagagttacctatctaatagaacacagagggtttattgagagttacctatctattatAACACAGAGGGTTTAttgagagttacctatctaatagaacacagagggtttattgagagttacctatctaatagaacacagagggtttattgagagttacctatctattatAACACAGAGGGTTTAttgagagttacctatctaatagaacacagagggtttattgagagttacctatctattatAACACAGAGGGTTTAttgagagttacctatctaatagaacacagagggtttattgagagttacctatctattatAACACAGAGGGTTTAttgagagttacctatctaatagaacacagagggtttattgagagttacctatctattatAACACAGAGGGTTTAttgagagttacctatctaatagaacacagagggtttattgagagttacctatctattatAACACAGAGGGTTTAttgagagttacctatctaatagaacacagagggtttattgagagttacctatctattatAACACAGAAGGTTTATTGAGAGTTACCTGTtctcacgacttctgccgaagttggtccctctccttgttcgggcggcgtttggcggtcgaagtcaccgaccttcctgccatcgctgatcctcttttaattttcctttggttttgtcttgtcttccatcacacctggttccaatcccatcaattacatgttgtgtatttaaccctctgtttcccctcatgtccttgtcggtgattgcttgttgtaagtgcttgtgcatatctgtcctggtgtgcgtcgggttatgtacccattatttGATTGTTCTCTTTCTCCGGTGAGTTTTTTGTTATTAAAGTACGCCGTTTGGAACACAGTTTTtgttctcctgcgtctgacttctctgccgccagtacgcactccTTACACCTGTCTGTTTAttgagagttacctgtctaatagAATACAGAGGGTTTTATTGAGGGTTTTATTGACAGGTAcctatctaacagaacacagagggttttctttaatagaAGCATCTCAATCAAATTCAGTTAAATGTGGTGTCCCGCAAGGCAGCCGGTTTGGGCCATTGTTTTCTCTTTTTACTAATGACCTTCAGCTTACCTTGAATAacgctgtcacaccctgaccatagagagcccttggttctctatggtatagtaggtcagggtgtgactagggagtgctctatgttttgtatttctatgtttgtgtgcttggtatggttcccaatcagaggcagctgtttagcgttaGGCAGACattttccccactgtgttttgtgggatcttgtttttgtgtaggtgcctgtttgcacttcactgtcttcacgtttcatttgataatttattgtttttgtattttgctgaagtttcacgttataataaagatgtggaacctctactcacgctgcgccttggtccaatcattacgacaatcgtgacaaaagcctgtgtgtctgtgtacatgtTGGCTGCAACAGTACAATAACTAACTGACTCCCTTAAACATAGAGCTCCACTCAGGtttagaatgggtaactagcaaTAGGCTGGAGCTAAATATCTTAAAAAACAAAAAGCTTCACTCCACTCTAAACCTCGTTTAGCTCTATTATTGTAGATAGCAAGCTtttatggtcaaaacatatatactcaatggttgctaaaatgtgaagaggtctgtccatgataggGCTGTTGCTCTACCTTCTTGACATCTCAGTCGACTAGACAGATCCTTCAggtcctagttttgtcacacctggactattGCAGGGCTGTGTGGTCATGTGTGGCAAAGAGGGACATGGgtaaattgcagttggtccagaacCAAGCAGCACGTATCACACTTAGATAAATACAGAGGAAAAGTGTCAGTtacatgcatgtcagtctctcctagctacaaagttgaggagagattgacagtAATCATTATTGGTCTTTATGTGAGGTATTGATGAGTTAAAGGTACTGAACTGTCTGTTCAAACAGTTGACACACAGTTCAGACACACATCagtacaacacaagacatgcaaccagaaGTCTCTTCACAGACCCCAGGTCGAGAACAGAGACTTGAAAAAaacacagtattaaatagagccatgactaaatggaactctctgccaACCCCAagtaactcaagctagcaataaatATAGTTTCAAAAACAAGCTCAAAGTACACCTTACTGTATTACGGGGACTGAGAAGAGACACagctattttatatatatatattgtaatgtCATCTGCACTgtatttaatcaaatcaaattgtattagtcacatgtgcggaatacaacaggtgtagaccttagtgaaatgcttacttacgagcccctaaccaacattgtagtttaaaaaaaaatacagataagaataacagataaaagtaacaaataattaaagagcagcagtaaaatagtagcgagactatatacagtgggttaccgatacagagtcaatgtggaggctatatacagggggtaccggtacagagtcaatgtggaggctatatacagggggtaccggtacagagtcaatgtggaggctatatacagggggtaccagtacagagtcaatgtggaggctatatacagggtgttacggtacagagtcaatgtggaggctatatacagggggtaccggtaacgagtcaatgtggagactatatacagggggcaccggtacagagtcaatgtggaggctatatacagggggtaccggtacagagtcaatgtggaggctatatacagggggtactggtatagagtcaatgtggagtctatatacagggggtaccggtacagagtcaatgtggaggctatatacaggttgttacggtacagagtcaatgtggaggctatatacagggggtaccggtacagagtcaatgtggaggctatatacagggggtaccggtacagagtcaatgtggaggctatatacagggggtaccggtacagagtcaatgtggagactatatacaaggggtaccggtacagagtcaatgtggaggctatatacaaggggtaccggtacagagtcaatgtggaggctatatacaggggggtaccgatacagagtcaatgtggaggctatataccgggtgttacggtacagagtcaatgtggaggctatatacagggggtaccagtacagagtcaatgtgtgggggcaccggttatttgatTCTCGAGATCAGGGGCAGGCTGAATAGATCAGAACCGGGAGGGCTAGAAAACGGAGAATAGGAAAAACAGGAGCAGGGGAAATGAAACCCCTGGAAGgcttgacaagacaaactggcaacagacaaacagggaacacaggtataaatacattgGGGATAATGGGGTAAATGTgcgacacctggagaggggtggagacaagcacaaagacaggtgaaacagatcaggatgtgacaattatgtcatgtttcatgtggaccccaggaagagtagctgctgcttttgcagtagctaatggggatcctgatgaACACCAAATACCAAAATACCTTATAGGTTGGTCTCTTGACAAACTAGTCTACCTGCAGGTTAGTCATTTGACAGACTAGACTACCTGCAGGTTAGTCATTTGACAGACTAGTCTACCTGCAGGTTAGTCATTTGACAGACTAGACTACCTGCAGGTTAGTCTTTTGACAGACTAGTCTACCTGCAGGTTAATCTCTTGATAGACTAGTCAACCTGCAGGTTAGTCACTTGATAGACTAGTCGACCTGTAGGTTAGTCTCTTGACAGACTAGACTACCTGCAGgttagtctctctcctctctctctctctctctctctgctgtcatcTCATCCAGCTCCTGGTTCTGCAAGTGTGATAGTACAGCCCAAACACACAGCACTGTGCAGTACAGCAACCCCCAATACGTGTTCtgtgctctgttctctgctctcggTTTTCTCTGCATTGTATAGTACAGCACCGAACAGACAACACTGAGCAACAGCACCGAACATGTTGTCTCAAAACACATAACACGGTACATAGCAAATAAAccccctctctccgctctctgttgtctctcttctCAGTTCATTGACGGTGCCAAACCAAACCAGATCAAACCAGAGTCAGAGATATATTGGAAAGAAGAGAGGAACGGTGGAGAGAAAGGACTGTAATtactaaaaataaataaaataatgagaaGAATGAAAGAGAGGGGTCTTCTGCTCTTTCTTATGGCTGTGATTCTGTTCTTCATCCTCTGTGTTTCATGGCAAGCTATAGGTGATCATTTCCTCTGTCTGACTTCTTCCTACAGTATTATGACCGTAAAGCCTGTTTCATTGTTTGTAGTGACTTGTTAACACTATAACAATTGTAGTTTTTTTCTGTGCTGTGTACCCCCAAGGCCAAAAAGTAAAGGTCTGCCTACGTCAACATGAAACGTAGGTCAATGACTTTGTTCGATAAGACTATCCGGTAAATAGAACGTCTAGTAATTATATAATTTGGTAACTATTTAAGTGCCCTTGCGCAGGTCCCTTTTTTTCACAAACCTAATTTCACACCTAAGTGGTAAGCAACTAATAAACTGAAGACGTTTGGAGTCCAGGTAAAGAATGAAGGGTGTTGTAGCTTTGCTGGTGTTGCTGTGTAGCGGCCTGACTGCGGCTATGGTTACAACCCCAGAAAACGAAGAAGAAAACTGCCAGTCTGTCATGTGTAACATGCAGAGGAAGATTGAAGTCATGGAGAACCGACTTGTAGTTGCTGAGCGCCAGGTGGAGACACTGAAGGCTAAAGCAGGTAGATACTTTCTTCACTATTTTAACATGGGCTTACTGAAATAATCAACTGCTGAGTCCTATAGTTGTAACACATGTCATTTTGTTTCTCACAGAAACAAATGTGGCATTCTCAGCTGGTTTTGGGGGTACTGGATACTATGGACCTTTCAATGTTGACAAAACCCTTGTCTACGAAAATGTGTTAACCAACCTTGGCAACGCTTACAACCCGGCAACAGGTTAAGTCATCGTGCTCATATTAAACTATTATATCTTCTttgtcttcttctttttcttaaTTTATGATCAACAATATCCCACATTAAATAGTGTGCTCTTTTCATCCAGGCATCTTCACAGCGCCAGTGGGGGGAGTCTATCACTTTACCGTCTATCACCATTCAGGATCAAATCGCCGCTCAGACTCCATGCTGTTCAAGAACAAAGAACAAATCGCATTTATTTCTGCTATGAACAAGGACGGCTCCTACAACGGATCTAATGGTATCATACTGCAGCTGGAGGAGGGAGATGTGGTATATGTCGTTTTGAAGGATAATTCATGGCTCTGGGACAAAGTGAATAATGGTGGTGCCAATGGATGGTGCCACTTCAATGGCATTTTGCTGTTTGCTCAATAAACCTCAGCGGAATATGTACATACTGTTGCGTAATATTTTACCCAAATAAATTCCATTCAATGAGTCCAGAGAAAACCCATCTCAAATGGTTTTCTACATAAATCATACTGTTTTTTACTTCTTATGTGCTTCTAACATACTGAAAGTTTATCATTGGCAGCTGCTAGTAACAGTTGAACAAAATTTTGACGTGTCACATTTCAACAACTTCAATGCTATTCCCTCAgtaatgtgtttgtttgttcctAAACATTGCGGTGTCTCTTTCCAACAGCCTCTCGCAGCTCATAAGGTAGAGTTGAGAGGGAGGATGGTAGAGTTGAGAGGGAGGATGGTAGAGTTGAGAGGGAGGATGGTATAGTTGAGAGGGAGGATGGTAGAGTTGAGAGGGAGGTTGGTAGAGttgagagggaggagggtagagTTGAGAGGGAGGTTGGTAGAGTTGAGAGGGAGGATAGTAGAGTTGAGAGGGAGAATGGTAGAGTTGAGAGGGAGGATGGTAGAGTTGAGACGGAGGATAGTAGAGTCGATCCATGTTTTTCTTTTGGTGGGAAAAAAATGACCAAGAGCAAAAGAAGGTCAGACTAAATTCAATCTGGATCTCTGAAGTTAAAGCTTTACAGATTGTCCGATCTAAATTTAGTTCTGCGTTCAATCTGAAGCTTTACAGACAGTCCGAACTAAATTTAGTTCTGTGTTCAATCTGAAGCTTTACAGATAGTCTGATCTAAATGTAGGTCCGTAATCAATCGGGATCGCTGAAGCATTACATATTGCACAATAGAAACAGTGTACAACACAGCACCAACCAAACCCCTGGTTCCcttatctctgttctctctctaccaGGCCTAGGAAAGGCCCTTATGTTGTCTGCCTCCTCCCCCACAGTCCTCTCTCTACCAGGCCTAGGATAGGCCCTTGTTACCCATTTTAAGCCCAAAAGCAAATTCAGTCGTCGATTAATACCTATTATAGGTTAGTCTGAAcataggagagaaaaaaaaacactaccCACTACTCACCAATAAACTTTATTCTAGAGCTGGCTGAATGTATTTTTATGTTTGATGATGAATACTACCTCCAAACGAATGGAACATCGATGGGCTCCACATTCGCTCCGAGCTATGCTAACCTTTATGTGGGtcattttgaaaaacattttgttaacaATGAAaccacatttttggggggattaaAATCCTGAAATGGTATCGATATATTGACGCCTTGGATAGGAACGGGAGAAGAGCTGTCAGACTTTATGGCACTTCTCAACGACATTGACCCCAATCTCAAATTCACTATTGAACGTGACACTCAACGTGTTCATTACctcgatatgtggattgagaaatcaaatggaaccctgtttacaactctgtatcgaaaagaaacggacagaaatactctattacagggggacagcttccaccctgagccattaaaaagaggacttcctAGAAGCCAGTTTTTCAGACTGCGTCGTATATGCCACTCCACAGAGGATTATCTAGAAAAAGTAGATGCGCActaggtttctaagaagaggctattcgcgacaatgtgtggatgaagctcttaatttggcattgggaaaaacatgagatgaactgctacaaaaaaGACCCACTAAAACTAAAGAACAGTCCGtaatgttcacaaccacatatactttgaactCGCGAAAAGTGTGAGATGCGGTCAAGAAACACTGACATATTTTATCATCGGACTCAGCGTTGCCGGCTGGATTTAAGAACCCACCACTTATTGTATATAGGAGAGGTCACAATATATGCAACAAATTGGTCCATGACAGCTGCCAgccacaaaagaaaatcagccaggctctttttacgccctctaccaaatggaagctataaatgcagaggatgcgcacagtgcaacaatatgatgaagtgtgaatatttctgccacccacatacaggaaaacggttccaaataaattgcattattacgtgttccaccacCCATATTATCTACATGATTAAAATGTCAATTTTGCCTGTTAATTCTCTCAAACAGtgaattagtgaacataaaagttcaatcaaGAAAAACTGACAGGGATTATCCATTTgtagtacattttaatgaccaaaaGCAAGACATTTCTACTTTTTAGATTTTGTGGCGTAGAGAAAGTGTAAGGAACGACCCTGGAGAAGAGAAGCAGGTATGGGGAGTTGAACATTTAATGTGGAACAGACAacgaacaggacaggaacagcgtcagaaccaGGTAACAAAATGACAAACAACAATTAATCCTGAAGCAGGGAACATAGCTTGGGAAACAGgcagatataggggaggaaataaacacaggtgattgagtccaggtgagcgCAATGAATTGCTGACGCGCGTAACGAGGGTAGCAGGAGTGCGTTCTGAGGATGGAATCAGCGTAAGGCTGGGGAGCCTGGCT
Protein-coding regions in this window:
- the LOC115207271 gene encoding complement C1q-like protein 2, translating into MKGVVALLVLLCSGLTAAMVTTPENEEENCQSVMCNMQRKIEVMENRLVVAERQVETLKAKAETNVAFSAGFGGTGYYGPFNVDKTLVYENVLTNLGNAYNPATGIFTAPVGGVYHFTVYHHSGSNRRSDSMLFKNKEQIAFISAMNKDGSYNGSNGIILQLEEGDVVYVVLKDNSWLWDKVNNGGANGWCHFNGILLFAQ